A DNA window from Loxodonta africana isolate mLoxAfr1 chromosome Y unlocalized genomic scaffold, mLoxAfr1.hap2 SUPER_Y_unloc_1, whole genome shotgun sequence contains the following coding sequences:
- the LOC135229121 gene encoding olfactory receptor 6C6-like yields the protein MKDQSREIEFILLGLTDDPQLQIVIFIFLFLNYILSVMGSLSIILLTLLHPHLKIPMYFFLQNFSFLEILLTTISIPRFLTTIVTKNKIIFYNGCASQLFFFLLLGVTEFYLLAAMSYDRYAAICKPLHYSIIMRSKVCYQLLLRSWTAGFLITFPPLVLGLKLEFCASKVIDHFMCDTSPILQISCTDTHFLEVISFVSAVITLVVTLLLVILFYTYIIKTILKIPSAQKRTKAFSTCSSHMIAVSFTCGSCVSIYMKPSAKERVTLSKSVAVIYILVAPLLNPFIYSLRNEQVKQALNDTLKKFSFFQKIRKKLKS from the coding sequence atgaaggaCCAGTCAAGGGAAATagaattcattctcttgggactcacagatgacccacagttacaaattgtgatttttatatttctctttctcaactacattttgagtgtgatggggagcttatccatcatcctcctcactctactgcatcctcacctcaagattccaatgtatttcttcctacaaaatttctccttcttagaaatcttattgacaacaatctctattcctagatttttgacaaccattgtgactaaaaacaaaatcattttctacaatggttgtgcatctcagttattcttttttcttttgttaggagttacagagttctaccttctggctgccatgtcctacgaccgctatgcagccatctgcaaacccctgcattactcaaTCATTATGAGAAgtaaagtgtgctaccaacttctactcagatcatggacagctggctttctgattacctttccaccgttggtcttgggactaaagctggaattctgtgcttccaaagtaattgatcatttcatgtgtgacacttctcctatcctgcagatttcctgcacagacactcacttcctagaagtgatttcatttgtttcagcagttataacactagtggtcacactactcttagtAATTCTTTTCTATAcgtatataatcaagaccattctaaaaattccctctgctcagaaaagaacaaaagctttttccacttgttcttcccacatgattgCAGTTTCCTTTACTTGtggtagctgtgtctccatttacatgaagccatcagcaaaagaaagggtgactttatccaaaagTGTAGCTGTTATCTATATCTTAGTTGCCCCTTTGCTCAATCCCTTCATTTACAGTCTTAGGAACGAGCAAGTGAAACAAGCTTTAAACGACACACtcaaaaaattttcattttttcaaaaaataagaaaaaaactaaaatcttga